Proteins from one Cryptomeria japonica chromosome 4, Sugi_1.0, whole genome shotgun sequence genomic window:
- the LOC131040797 gene encoding probable leucine-rich repeat receptor-like protein kinase At5g63930 — translation MSRNRLEGSIPREIGKLVNLQTGLDLSWNRLSGSLPPAIGNLLLLESLDVSFNQLSGKIPPAFSGLKLLSKFNFSFNRFAGRIPPLKAFSEGAASAFYGNDALCGPPTSNSCLESTSIDSTSNNKSLGTGSIVGIVITGLATVMIVIVGLVYYRSKVTAQDEELNEEEDTVNGSFSKVEVDIPGGYRHRITYQEILNATEEFSDNFLIGSGSFGRVYKVLLTQAKNSLAIAAKVLRLQEEGKRSLMREIEALKFVRHRNIMRLLGFVYRGSMNMDILLFECMAKGSLREALKSQRLGWKIRLNIAPRVQIDQPYVS, via the coding sequence ATGTCTCGAAACCGACTTGAGGGATCGATTCCCAGGGAAATAGGAAAACTGGTGAATCTGCAAACTGGGCTGGATCTGAGTTGGAACAGGCTATCTGGCTCTCTTCCACCGGCTATTGGAAATCTGCTGCTGCTTGAATCATTAGACGTCTCATTCAACCAACTATCTGGTAAGATTCCACCTGCTTTCTCAGGCTTGAAACTTCTTTCTAAATTCAATTTTTCCTTCAATCGATTCGCGGGCCGAATTCCTCCTCTGAAAGCTTTCTCCGAGGGCGCCGCAAGCGCCTTTTATGGGAACGATGCTCTGTGCGGACCACCCACTTCCAATTCCTGCTTGGAAAGTACTAGTATTGATAGTACTAGTAATAACAAGAGCTTGGGGACTGGCAGCATAGTTGGAATTGTTATTACCGGGTTGGCTACTGTTATGATTGTCATAGTAGGTCTTGTGTATTACCGGAGCAAGGTAACTGCACAAGATGAAGAATTGAACGAAGAGGAGGACACAGTTAATGGATCATTCAGCAAAGTGGAGGTGGATATTCCCGGAGGTTATAGACACAGGATTACTTATCAAGAAATTTTGAACGCCACGGAAGAATTCAGtgataattttctaattggctCTGGTAGCTTCGGCAGAGTGTACAAAGTTCTTCTGACCCAAGCCAAGAATAGTCTGGCAATCGCTGCGAAGGTCTTAAGACTGCaggaagaagggaaaagaagtttGATGCGTGAAATAGAAGCTTTGAAGTTCGTGCGCCACAGAAACATTATGCGACTTCTTGGGTTCGTGTACAGGGGCAGTATGAACATGGATATTCTGCTCTTCGAATGCATGGCAAAAGGTTCTTTGCGAGAGGCACTAAAATCACAAAGGCTGGGGTGGAAGATTCGACTGAATATAGCTCCACGGGTTCAaatagatcaaccatatgtgtcctag